From a region of the Cucumis sativus cultivar 9930 chromosome 6, Cucumber_9930_V3, whole genome shotgun sequence genome:
- the LOC101208139 gene encoding uncharacterized protein LOC101208139 — translation MAAPTLTFPTEFPYDFDSFLSNCDLNSPVESVGSSTTDSTDSCGSDDDEFFVGLAQKLAWTSLCEAENTFEKKYVKAGSPQSTLSGIDTWFRPESPSSQLKSPPMAVFGAENDARAILHAAAREAAKLKMSGETTPFQNNDPFMRGFVGARSSVPVKSTNNVDYGVFSTQNSARNLAFAAQVQQVKQDLVLQALRASSLRERQAKASWSAQPHWKQEIQNRERNVVNASGRCGGGTGGLYHSPWLPPLQNQQPTSNPTVVRCIHPVRSGVKRASSGTGVFLPRRYINPSECRQKQGIPSVRFVEEMKSPIQAPLNGCHSPGFDPILSRRNNPLLPLPRSFRTEGVMNQEHHHLPQEWTY, via the exons ATGGCTGCTCCGACTTTGACCTTCCCTACTGAGTTTCCTTATGATTTTGACTCCTTTCTCTCTAACTGCGACCTCAACTCGCCTGTTGAATCGGTTGGCAGCTCCACTACAGATTCCACTGATAGCTGTGGTAGCGATGATGATGAGTTCTTTGTTGGGTTGGCCCAGAAACTTGCATGGACGTCCCTTTGTGAAGCTGAAAACACATTTGAG AAGAAGTATGTTAAAGCTGGCTCTCCTCAGTCGACTTTGAGTGGAATAGATACCTGGTTTCGTCCTGAAAGTCCTTCCTCTCAGTTGAAATCGCCTCCCATGGCGGTTTTTGGGGCTGAGAATGATGCTAGAGCGATTCTACATGCAGCTGCTAGAGAAGCTGCGAAGTTGAAGATGAGTGGCGAAACAACCCCATTTCAGAATAATGACCCTTTTATGAGAGGATTTGTAGGTGCTCGATCTTCTGTTCCAGTTAAATCTACTAATAATGTGGATTATGGTGTTTTCTCAACTCAGAACTCTGCTCGGAATCTTGCATTTGCCGCGCAG GTGCAGCAAGTGAAGCAAGATCTTGTACTACAGGCTCTCCGTGCCTCCTCTTTGAGAGAAAGACAAGCCAAAGCCAGCTGGTCGGCTCAGCCACACTGGAAGCAGGAGATTCAAAACAGAGAAAGAAATGTTGTAAATGCAAGTGGCCGGTGCGGTGGAGGCACCGGCGGTTTGTACCATTCCCCATGGCTTCCGCCGCTGCAAAATCAACAACCAACATCTAACCCCACCGTCGTGCGTTGCATTCATCCCGTCAGATCCGGCGTGAAAAGAGCTTCCTCCGGCACCGGCGTTTTCTTGCCTCGTAGGTACATCAACCCTTCCGAATGCCGCCAGAAACAGG GAATCCCATCCGTTCGATTTGTGGAGGAGATGAAAAGCCCCATTCAAGCTCCACTAAACGGTTGCCATTCCCCTGGCTTCG ATCCCATTTTATCAAGAAGAAACAATCCCCTTCTGCCATTGCCAAGGAGTTTCCGAACAGAGGGAGTCATGAATCAAGAACATCATCATCTGCCTCAGGAATGGACATATTGA